From Pogoniulus pusillus isolate bPogPus1 chromosome 5, bPogPus1.pri, whole genome shotgun sequence, the proteins below share one genomic window:
- the LOC135175380 gene encoding C-type lectin domain family 6 member A-like isoform X2: MASEITYAEVKFKNASPAAVVKVPPETKMCEHHPQKYPPWLPWLISLLLLLVCIGLAIALCVVPFSHSRDQPTALQQKFREWRCSSTMAQSKEQGWTCCPKDWKLFQGSCYYLSTDALSWVESGQNCTGMGSHLVVINSKAEQNFLSKEVKKNINGENYYIGLKAEEVGEWQWVDQTPFNETAAFWREGEPSNTDDEKCIVIHRVSSLPNNWNDIRCSKHHRICEAAAVTV; encoded by the exons ATGGCATCAGAAATCACCTATGCGGAGGTAAAGTTCAAGAATGCATCACCAGCTGCAGTGGTCAAAG TACCTCCTGAGACAAAGATGTGTGAGCACCATCCTCAGAAATACCCACCTTGGCTCCCAtggctgatctcattgctgctcCTCTTGGTGTGCATTGGCCTTGCTATTGCTCTTTGTG TTGTTCCCTTCTCCCATAGCCGTGATCAGCCCACAGCCTTGCAGCAGAAATTCAGGGAGTGGCGATGCAGCTCAACAATGGCACAAAGCAAAG AGCAAGGCTGGACGTGCTGCCCGAAGGACTGGAAACTCTTTCAGGGAAGCTGCTATTACCTGTCCACTGATGCATTGTCCTGGGTCGAGAGTGGGCAGAactgcactgggatgggctcCCACCTGGTGGTGAtcaacagcaaagcagagcag AATTTCCTCTCtaaggaagtaaaaaaaaatataaatggaGAAAATTACTACATCGGTCTGAAAGCAGAGGAGGTGGGAGAGTGGCAGTGGGTGGACCAGACTCCATTTAATGAGACAGCAGC GTTCTGGAGGGAAGGCGAACCAAGTAATACAGATGATGAGAAGTGCATTGTAATCCATAGGGTTTCAAGTCTACCCAACAACTGGAATGATATCAGGTGCTCAAAGCATCATCGAAtttgtgaagctgcagcagtaaCTGTGTGA
- the LOC135175380 gene encoding C-type lectin domain family 4 member E-like isoform X1, with the protein MASEITYAEVKFKNASPAAVVKVPPETKMCEHHPQKYPPWLPWLISLLLLLVCIGLAIALCVVPFSHSRDQPTALQQKFREWRCSSTMAQSKEQGWTCCPKDWKLFQGSCYYLSTDALSWVESGQNCTGMGSHLVVINSKAEQEFLSSLAKGVFTEAYESKYYIGLSTQENGQWQWVDQTPYKKADTFWKPGEPNLLFFEKCAAIHVKGSTDSSTYCNWNNILCFTSCYRICELTAKLI; encoded by the exons ATGGCATCAGAAATCACCTATGCGGAGGTAAAGTTCAAGAATGCATCACCAGCTGCAGTGGTCAAAG TACCTCCTGAGACAAAGATGTGTGAGCACCATCCTCAGAAATACCCACCTTGGCTCCCAtggctgatctcattgctgctcCTCTTGGTGTGCATTGGCCTTGCTATTGCTCTTTGTG TTGTTCCCTTCTCCCATAGCCGTGATCAGCCCACAGCCTTGCAGCAGAAATTCAGGGAGTGGCGATGCAGCTCAACAATGGCACAAAGCAAAG AGCAAGGCTGGACGTGCTGCCCGAAGGACTGGAAACTCTTTCAGGGAAGCTGCTATTACCTGTCCACTGATGCATTGTCCTGGGTCGAGAGTGGGCAGAactgcactgggatgggctcCCACCTGGTGGTGAtcaacagcaaagcagagcag GAGTTCCTCTCCAGTTTGGCAAAAGGAGTATTTACTGAGGCCTATGAAAGCAAGTACTATATAGGCTTATCTACTCAAGAAAATGGGCAATGGCAGTGGGTGGACCAGACTCCATACAAGAAGGCAGACAC GTTCTGGAAACCTGGAGAACCCAATTTACTCTTTTTTGAAAAATGTGCTGCAATTCATGTCAAGGGAAGCACAGACTCCAGCACTTACTGTAACTGGAATAACATTCTCTGCTTCACAAGTTGTTATCGCATTTGTGAGCTGACAGCCAAACTTATCTAA